A single window of Labrus mixtus chromosome 23, fLabMix1.1, whole genome shotgun sequence DNA harbors:
- the si:ch211-63p21.8 gene encoding kelch-like protein 33: protein MEFNRRYLPMEWEERWRREKERTKRVIEEGGDEGIEQEKQALRRIVAYNDTRMGLTNGRGNKEGSEVRASCSSQEGTVDPISNEAFEDEGHDDHVRAYRNETCANDVFTALKELWDSSLLTDLTLTTDKKRFEVHSTVLAAVSSFIRDELRSENAEQSDKGVQRMLLTLGPEVDHVGLQAVLEFAYTGAVLSLNQNNVVQIKSVAQALGVPRVLDLCQKEVRLKDGGSPEKEEQQISALEEMKITLKSIKQLWDDGVGCDVDLAVDGALFHVHRVILAASSDYFRSMFTCGMKESHQTCVNLPFLLAFDLEALIGYSYSGILPLSWDCVFEITCTALQLQFQPACSVCFNFLQQEMDDGSCLDVASFAEAYGISDLLEEANDFVLRNFWEVSTTAKFKDLPAEKLLDIIRSDGLCAPSELAVFRAVSSWVEADPEERLAQAGLLMTGVRFPLMTFREFREVRAINLHMECFGNKEVELYGSALKEFGFSLPKSQDQCRIRHPKDVLVLAGGDQLNPDMGQRIPSKELWFANSLRSGTGLVKEMEWRKLGVMPDKPKFRHGVAAMLGRLYVVGGCDFYTKDDMMKSAYSYDPVQDSWKRLADMQEFRSNFSLVVYEEHLYALGGDRELNTNLDSVEMYNPDTDSWSFVQPLDQALSGHAVTVLDEGIFISGGFNCKYVCLVSMFLYHPQRGTTYLADMSQDRAQHCMEPLRGLLYVAGGVCNLRKFYTDQQACEVYDPVSDSWNAYASLPVPHVGAASAALEGKIYVLGGYCLDDYSESGLVHRFNPSTQRWENMGKLPGAVTDIRACLLRLPKHLRL, encoded by the exons ATGGAGTTTAACAGGCGCTACCTGCCAATGGAATGGGAAGAgcgatggaggagagagaaggagaggacgAAAAGAGTGATTGAAGAAGGTGGAGATGAAGGAATAGAGCAAGAAAAACAGGCACTGAGAAGAATTGTAGCTTACAATGACACCAGAATGGGACTGACGAATGGGAGGGGTAATAAAGAGGGGTCAGAGGTGAGGGCGAGTTGTTCAAGTCAGGAGGGAACAGTGGATCCTATCAGCAACGAGGCATTTGAGGATGAGGGACATGACGATCATGTCCGCGCATATCGCAATGAAACTTGTGCAAATGATGTGTTCACTGCCCTGAAGGAACTCTGGGATTCATCCCTTCTCACAGACCTGACTTTGACCACTGATAAGAAACGCTTTGAAGTTCACTCCACTGTCCTTGCCGCTGTCAGCTCCTTTATCCGTGATGAACTTAGATCTGAAAATGCGGAACAATCAGATAAAGGGGTCCAAAGGATGTTGCTTACTCTGGGTCCTGAGGTTGATCATGTGGGGCTACAGGCAGTTCTGGAGTTTGCCTACACTGGAGCAGTGTTGTCTCTGAACCAAAACAATGTGGTTCAGATTAAGTCTGTGGCTCAAGCGTTGGGGGTTCCTAGAGTCCTGGATCTCTGCCAGAAAGAGGTGAGGCTAAAGGATGGTGGAAgtccagaaaaagaagaacaacagatCTCAGCTCTGGAGGAGATGAAGATTACTCTAAAGTCCATCAAACAGTTGTGGGATGATGGAGTGGGATGTGATGTGGATTTGGCAGTGGACGGTGCTTTATTCCATG TCCACAGAGTAATCCTTGCGGCAAGCAGTGACTACTTCCGAAGCATGTTCACCTGTGGGATGAAGGAATCCCATCAGACCTGTGTAAACCTTCCTTTCCTGTTAGCTTTTGATTTggaggctctcattggctactCCTACAGTGGGATCCTTCCACTGAGCTGGGACTGTGTCTTTGAGATCACCTGCACAGCCCTTCAGCTTCAGTTCCAACCAGCCTGCTCAGTTTGCTTCAACTTCCTGCAACAAGAAATGGATGATGGCTCCTGCCTGGATGTGGCATCTTTTGCTGAAGCCTATGGGATATCTGACCTTCTTGAAGAAGCCAACGACTTCGTACTGAGGAATTTTTGGGAGGTGTCAACCACGGCAAAGTTTAAGGACCTACCCGCAGAGAAGCTTCTAGACATTATCCGCTCTGATGGTCTGTGTGCGCCATCAGAATTGGCTGTATTTCGAGCGGTATCCTCCTGGGTCGAGGCGGATCCTGAGGAAAGATTGGCTCAGGCTGGCTTATTGATGACTGGAGTCCGGTTCCCCCTTATGACCTTCCGAGAATTTAGGGAGGTCAGGGCAATTAACCTGCATATGGAGTGCTTTGGAAACAAGGAAGTGGAACTTTATGGTTCAGCACTCAAGGAATTTGGATTCAGCCTTCCCAAAAGCCAGGATCAGTGCCGGATCAGGCATCCTAAAGACGTTCTGGTTCTTGCCGGGGGAGACCAACTGAATCCAGATATGGGTCAGCGCATACCAAGCAAGGAGTTATGGTTCGCAAACTCTCTTCGCAGCGGTACAGGGTTGGTAAAGGAGATGGAGTGGAGAAAGCTGGGGGTGATGCCAGACAAGCCAAAGTTCAGGCATGGAGTAGCAGCAATGCTGGGAAGGTTGTATGTGGTTGGAGGATGTGATTTCTACACCAAGGACgacatgatgaaatctgcctACAG CTATGACCCTGTGCAGGACAGCTGGAAGAGGTTAGCTGACATGCAGGAGTTTAGAAGTAACTTCTCATTGGTTGTATATGAGGAGCATCTTTACGCCCTTGGTGGGGATAGAGAGCTGAACACCAACCTAGACAGCGTTGAGATGTACAACCCAGATACTGACTCATGGAG ctttgTCCAGCCCTTGGATCAGGCTCTGAGTGGTCATGCTGTCACTGTCTTGGATGAAGGAATCTTCATCTCCGGAGGTTTTAACTGTAAGTACGTGTGTCTGGTTTCCATGTTCCTGTATCACCCTCAAAGAGGCACCACCTATCTGGCCGACATGAGCCAAGACCGGGCCCAGCATTGCATGGAACCCCTGCGAGGTCTTCTTTACGTTGCTGGCGGTGTCTGCAACCTGAGGAAGTTTTACACCGACCAGCAAGCCTGTGAGGTTTATGATCCCGTGTCTGACTCCTGGAATGCTTacgcatcacttcctgttcctcATGTGGGTGCAGCATCGGCGGCCCTGGAGGGAAAGATTTATGTACTGGGAGGATACTGCCTGGACGATTACAGTGAGTCTGGACTGGTCCACCGGTTCAATCCCAGCACACAGCGCTGGGAGAACATGGGGAAACTGCCGGGGGCTGTTACTGACATACGGGCCTGTCTGCTCCGATTGCCAAAACACCTTAGACTTTAG